A window from Hemicordylus capensis ecotype Gifberg chromosome 2, rHemCap1.1.pri, whole genome shotgun sequence encodes these proteins:
- the ARAF gene encoding serine/threonine-protein kinase A-Raf isoform X2: protein MGGGRKIITDWDTDLVNLEGAELSVEVLEDVPLTMHNFVRKTYFNLAFCDFCLKFLFHGFRCQTCGYKFHEHCSSKVPTVCVDLATTHKPVYSCDPYLDPSWWQDIAPTTPVRPSHEPMTPQAISSQKQASLSPEAFAFPSLHGDGQRLQRHRSTSTPNVHMITTSPVDSSILEIMSRGQNAEALGRSELLPRTPPAPTVPSVAAVSPGRRSPHPKSPGESPRERKAPVEDKKKLKTLGYRDSSYYWEVSPNEVTFLKRIGAGSFGTVFKGHWHGDVAIKILKVIDPTSEQVQAFKNEMQVLRKTRHVNILLFMGFMTRPRFAIITQWCEGSSLYQHLHVQETPLEMVQQIDVARQTAQGMDYLHAKNIIHRDLKSNNIFLQEGLMVKIGDFGLATVKTRWSGSQQVEQPSGSVLWMASEVIRMQDPNPYSFQSDVYSFGVVLYELLSGTLPYSHINNRDQIIFMVGRGYLSPDLSKVPSNCPKAMRRLMSDCLKFKREERPLFPQILASIESLQHSLPKIERSASEPALHRVGHNEELSFFALPAALRLRS from the exons ATGGGTGGCGG GAGAAAAATCATCACGGATTGGGACACGGACCTGGTCAACTTGGAGGGGGCCGAGCTCTCTGTGGAAGTTCTGGAAGACGTACCACTGACTATGCACAATTTT GTCCGGAAGACCTActtcaatttggccttttgtGACTTCTGCCTTAAGTTTTTGTTTCATGGCTTCCGCTGCCAGACATGTGGCTACAAGTTCCAtgagcactgcagcagcaaagtGCCTACGGTCTGTGTGGACCTGGCTACTACACATAAGCC CGTTTACAGCTGTGACCCATACCTGGATCCTTCATGGTGGCAAGATATTGCTCCTACCACCCCAGTCCGGCCTAGTCACGAACCCATGACCCCTCAAGCCATCAG CTCACAAAAGCAGGCCTCCCTCAGCCCAGAAGCCTTCGCCTTCCCCAGCCTTCACGGAGATGGACAGCGTCTGCAGCGGCACCGATCGACTTCTACCCCCAATGTTCACATGATCACCACCAGCCCTGTGGACAGCAGCATTCTTGAG ATCATGAGCAGGGGCCAGAATGCAGAAG CCCTGGGCAGGTCTGAGCTGCTTCCACGCACACCGCCGGCTCCCACAGTTCCCAGCGTAGCTGCCGTGTCGCCTGGCAGACGCTCACCACACCCCAAGTCCCCGGGCGAGTCCCCAAGGGAGCGCAAGGCCCCTGTTGAAGACAAGAAGAAACTG AAAACTTTGGGCTACCGGGACTCAAGCTATTACTGGGAGGTCTCCCCCAATGAGGTCACCTTCCTGAAGCGCATTGGTGCCGGATCCTTTGGCACGGTCTTCAAGGGCCATTGGCACGGGGACGTGGCAATCAAGATCCTCAAGGTCATCGACCCCACCAGCGAGCAGGTGCAGGCTTTCAAGAATGAGATGCAAGTGCTCAG GAAGACGCGCCACGTCAACATCCTGCTCTTCATGGGCTTCATGACCCGCCCCAGATTTGCCATCATCACCCAGTGGTGTGAAGGCAGCAGCCTCTACCAGCATCTGCACGTGCAAGAGACACCCCTGGAGATGGTGCAGCAGATAGACGTGGCCCGGCAGACAGCACAGGGCATGGA tTACCTTCATGCTAAGAACATAATCCACCGGGACCTCAAATCCAACA ACATCTTCCTGCAAGAAGGGCTGATGGTGAAGATTGGCGACTTTGGCCTTGCCACAGTGAAGACGCGCTGGAGCGGTTCGCAGCAGGTGGAGCAGCCCAGCGGCTCCGTACTCTGGATG GCATCTGAAGTGATTCGAATGCAAGACCCCAACCCCTACAGCTTCCAGTCCGATGTCTACTCCTTTGGGGTGGTTCTCTACGAGCTGCTCTCTGGGACCCTTCCCTACAGTCACATCAACAATCGGGACCAG ATTATATTCATGGTTGGCCGGGGATACCTGTCCCCTGAccttagcaaagtgcccagcaatTGCCCCAAAGCCATGCGGAGGTTGATGAGCGACTGCCTTAAGTTCAAGCGTGAAGAAAGACCCCTCTTTCCCCAG ATTTTAGCCTCCATTGAGTCACTCCAACACTCGTTGCCCAAGATTGAACGCAGTGCCTCTGAGCCCGCTCTCCACCGGGTGGGCCACAATGAAGAACTGTCCTTCTTTGCTCTGCCAGCTGCCTTGAGGCTCCGCAGTTAA
- the ARAF gene encoding serine/threonine-protein kinase A-Raf isoform X1 gives MRRNQNSSDSLTNGFFSSSPDPDPSGGGRSGAGLPFANSLTAVLGASRRKKPRGRAMAENRSTIKVDLPNQQRTVVTVRPGTTVYSSLDKALKVRGLNQDCCVVYRKMGGGRKIITDWDTDLVNLEGAELSVEVLEDVPLTMHNFVRKTYFNLAFCDFCLKFLFHGFRCQTCGYKFHEHCSSKVPTVCVDLATTHKPVYSCDPYLDPSWWQDIAPTTPVRPSHEPMTPQAISSQKQASLSPEAFAFPSLHGDGQRLQRHRSTSTPNVHMITTSPVDSSILEIMSRGQNAEALGRSELLPRTPPAPTVPSVAAVSPGRRSPHPKSPGESPRERKAPVEDKKKLKTLGYRDSSYYWEVSPNEVTFLKRIGAGSFGTVFKGHWHGDVAIKILKVIDPTSEQVQAFKNEMQVLRKTRHVNILLFMGFMTRPRFAIITQWCEGSSLYQHLHVQETPLEMVQQIDVARQTAQGMDYLHAKNIIHRDLKSNNIFLQEGLMVKIGDFGLATVKTRWSGSQQVEQPSGSVLWMASEVIRMQDPNPYSFQSDVYSFGVVLYELLSGTLPYSHINNRDQIIFMVGRGYLSPDLSKVPSNCPKAMRRLMSDCLKFKREERPLFPQILASIESLQHSLPKIERSASEPALHRVGHNEELSFFALPAALRLRS, from the exons ATGAGGCGCAACCAGAACTCCTCCGACTCCCTCACAAATGGCTTCTTTTCATCATCTCCAGACCCCGACCCTTCAGGTGGGGGCAGGAGTGGGGCTGGGCTGCCATTTGCAAATAGCCTGACAGCCGTGCTTGGTGCCTCTCGCAGGAAAAAGCCAAGAGGGAGAGCCATGGCTGAGAATCGGAGCACCATCAAAGTGGATCTTCCCAATCAACAACGAACAGTG GTGACTGTCCGGCCTGGTACGACTGTCTACAGCTCCCTGGACAAGGCCCTGAAGGTGCGTGGGCTGAACCAGGACTGCTGCGTTGTCTACAGGAAAATGGGTGGCGG GAGAAAAATCATCACGGATTGGGACACGGACCTGGTCAACTTGGAGGGGGCCGAGCTCTCTGTGGAAGTTCTGGAAGACGTACCACTGACTATGCACAATTTT GTCCGGAAGACCTActtcaatttggccttttgtGACTTCTGCCTTAAGTTTTTGTTTCATGGCTTCCGCTGCCAGACATGTGGCTACAAGTTCCAtgagcactgcagcagcaaagtGCCTACGGTCTGTGTGGACCTGGCTACTACACATAAGCC CGTTTACAGCTGTGACCCATACCTGGATCCTTCATGGTGGCAAGATATTGCTCCTACCACCCCAGTCCGGCCTAGTCACGAACCCATGACCCCTCAAGCCATCAG CTCACAAAAGCAGGCCTCCCTCAGCCCAGAAGCCTTCGCCTTCCCCAGCCTTCACGGAGATGGACAGCGTCTGCAGCGGCACCGATCGACTTCTACCCCCAATGTTCACATGATCACCACCAGCCCTGTGGACAGCAGCATTCTTGAG ATCATGAGCAGGGGCCAGAATGCAGAAG CCCTGGGCAGGTCTGAGCTGCTTCCACGCACACCGCCGGCTCCCACAGTTCCCAGCGTAGCTGCCGTGTCGCCTGGCAGACGCTCACCACACCCCAAGTCCCCGGGCGAGTCCCCAAGGGAGCGCAAGGCCCCTGTTGAAGACAAGAAGAAACTG AAAACTTTGGGCTACCGGGACTCAAGCTATTACTGGGAGGTCTCCCCCAATGAGGTCACCTTCCTGAAGCGCATTGGTGCCGGATCCTTTGGCACGGTCTTCAAGGGCCATTGGCACGGGGACGTGGCAATCAAGATCCTCAAGGTCATCGACCCCACCAGCGAGCAGGTGCAGGCTTTCAAGAATGAGATGCAAGTGCTCAG GAAGACGCGCCACGTCAACATCCTGCTCTTCATGGGCTTCATGACCCGCCCCAGATTTGCCATCATCACCCAGTGGTGTGAAGGCAGCAGCCTCTACCAGCATCTGCACGTGCAAGAGACACCCCTGGAGATGGTGCAGCAGATAGACGTGGCCCGGCAGACAGCACAGGGCATGGA tTACCTTCATGCTAAGAACATAATCCACCGGGACCTCAAATCCAACA ACATCTTCCTGCAAGAAGGGCTGATGGTGAAGATTGGCGACTTTGGCCTTGCCACAGTGAAGACGCGCTGGAGCGGTTCGCAGCAGGTGGAGCAGCCCAGCGGCTCCGTACTCTGGATG GCATCTGAAGTGATTCGAATGCAAGACCCCAACCCCTACAGCTTCCAGTCCGATGTCTACTCCTTTGGGGTGGTTCTCTACGAGCTGCTCTCTGGGACCCTTCCCTACAGTCACATCAACAATCGGGACCAG ATTATATTCATGGTTGGCCGGGGATACCTGTCCCCTGAccttagcaaagtgcccagcaatTGCCCCAAAGCCATGCGGAGGTTGATGAGCGACTGCCTTAAGTTCAAGCGTGAAGAAAGACCCCTCTTTCCCCAG ATTTTAGCCTCCATTGAGTCACTCCAACACTCGTTGCCCAAGATTGAACGCAGTGCCTCTGAGCCCGCTCTCCACCGGGTGGGCCACAATGAAGAACTGTCCTTCTTTGCTCTGCCAGCTGCCTTGAGGCTCCGCAGTTAA
- the ARAF gene encoding serine/threonine-protein kinase A-Raf isoform X3 encodes MHNFVRKTYFNLAFCDFCLKFLFHGFRCQTCGYKFHEHCSSKVPTVCVDLATTHKPVYSCDPYLDPSWWQDIAPTTPVRPSHEPMTPQAISSQKQASLSPEAFAFPSLHGDGQRLQRHRSTSTPNVHMITTSPVDSSILEIMSRGQNAEALGRSELLPRTPPAPTVPSVAAVSPGRRSPHPKSPGESPRERKAPVEDKKKLKTLGYRDSSYYWEVSPNEVTFLKRIGAGSFGTVFKGHWHGDVAIKILKVIDPTSEQVQAFKNEMQVLRKTRHVNILLFMGFMTRPRFAIITQWCEGSSLYQHLHVQETPLEMVQQIDVARQTAQGMDYLHAKNIIHRDLKSNNIFLQEGLMVKIGDFGLATVKTRWSGSQQVEQPSGSVLWMASEVIRMQDPNPYSFQSDVYSFGVVLYELLSGTLPYSHINNRDQIIFMVGRGYLSPDLSKVPSNCPKAMRRLMSDCLKFKREERPLFPQILASIESLQHSLPKIERSASEPALHRVGHNEELSFFALPAALRLRS; translated from the exons ATGCACAATTTT GTCCGGAAGACCTActtcaatttggccttttgtGACTTCTGCCTTAAGTTTTTGTTTCATGGCTTCCGCTGCCAGACATGTGGCTACAAGTTCCAtgagcactgcagcagcaaagtGCCTACGGTCTGTGTGGACCTGGCTACTACACATAAGCC CGTTTACAGCTGTGACCCATACCTGGATCCTTCATGGTGGCAAGATATTGCTCCTACCACCCCAGTCCGGCCTAGTCACGAACCCATGACCCCTCAAGCCATCAG CTCACAAAAGCAGGCCTCCCTCAGCCCAGAAGCCTTCGCCTTCCCCAGCCTTCACGGAGATGGACAGCGTCTGCAGCGGCACCGATCGACTTCTACCCCCAATGTTCACATGATCACCACCAGCCCTGTGGACAGCAGCATTCTTGAG ATCATGAGCAGGGGCCAGAATGCAGAAG CCCTGGGCAGGTCTGAGCTGCTTCCACGCACACCGCCGGCTCCCACAGTTCCCAGCGTAGCTGCCGTGTCGCCTGGCAGACGCTCACCACACCCCAAGTCCCCGGGCGAGTCCCCAAGGGAGCGCAAGGCCCCTGTTGAAGACAAGAAGAAACTG AAAACTTTGGGCTACCGGGACTCAAGCTATTACTGGGAGGTCTCCCCCAATGAGGTCACCTTCCTGAAGCGCATTGGTGCCGGATCCTTTGGCACGGTCTTCAAGGGCCATTGGCACGGGGACGTGGCAATCAAGATCCTCAAGGTCATCGACCCCACCAGCGAGCAGGTGCAGGCTTTCAAGAATGAGATGCAAGTGCTCAG GAAGACGCGCCACGTCAACATCCTGCTCTTCATGGGCTTCATGACCCGCCCCAGATTTGCCATCATCACCCAGTGGTGTGAAGGCAGCAGCCTCTACCAGCATCTGCACGTGCAAGAGACACCCCTGGAGATGGTGCAGCAGATAGACGTGGCCCGGCAGACAGCACAGGGCATGGA tTACCTTCATGCTAAGAACATAATCCACCGGGACCTCAAATCCAACA ACATCTTCCTGCAAGAAGGGCTGATGGTGAAGATTGGCGACTTTGGCCTTGCCACAGTGAAGACGCGCTGGAGCGGTTCGCAGCAGGTGGAGCAGCCCAGCGGCTCCGTACTCTGGATG GCATCTGAAGTGATTCGAATGCAAGACCCCAACCCCTACAGCTTCCAGTCCGATGTCTACTCCTTTGGGGTGGTTCTCTACGAGCTGCTCTCTGGGACCCTTCCCTACAGTCACATCAACAATCGGGACCAG ATTATATTCATGGTTGGCCGGGGATACCTGTCCCCTGAccttagcaaagtgcccagcaatTGCCCCAAAGCCATGCGGAGGTTGATGAGCGACTGCCTTAAGTTCAAGCGTGAAGAAAGACCCCTCTTTCCCCAG ATTTTAGCCTCCATTGAGTCACTCCAACACTCGTTGCCCAAGATTGAACGCAGTGCCTCTGAGCCCGCTCTCCACCGGGTGGGCCACAATGAAGAACTGTCCTTCTTTGCTCTGCCAGCTGCCTTGAGGCTCCGCAGTTAA